In Macadamia integrifolia cultivar HAES 741 chromosome 12, SCU_Mint_v3, whole genome shotgun sequence, the following are encoded in one genomic region:
- the LOC122057450 gene encoding monothiol glutaredoxin-S10-like — MDRVSRLASQKAVAIFSKSSCCMCHAIKRLFYELGVSPAIYELDEDSRGREMEWALLRLGCNPSVPAVFIGGKLVGSANEVMTLHLNGSLTRMLKDAGAIWL; from the coding sequence atGGATAGGGTGTCCAGATTGGCTTCACAGAAGGCAGTGGCAATCTTCAGCAAGAGCTCCTGCTGCATGTGTCATGCTATCAAGAGATTGTTTTATGAACTTGGGGTGAGCCCTGCAATTTACGAGCTTGATGAGGAttcaagagggagagagatggaGTGGGCACTCTTGAGGCTTGGGTGTAACCCTTCTGTACCTGCTGTGTTCATAGGAGGTAAACTGGTGGGTTCAGCTAATGAAGTCATGACCCTCCATCTCAATGGCTCATTAACAAGAATGCTCAAAGATGCAGGCGCTATTTGG